The stretch of DNA GGCGATGAGAACGGGCGGCCCCGCGCGCTATGCGCGCACGGCGAACGGCGGGCTCGTCGGGTTCATCACGCCGCTGTCGGCTCGGTTTTGCGACGGGTGCAATCGCGTTCGCGTCGGAGCCGACGGTACGTTGCACGCCTGTCTCGGGCGCGACACGGCCGTCGATCTCAAACCCGCGGTGCGCGAGCATGACGACGATCGCGCGCTGGAAGCGGCCATTGCCGACCTCGTCGCGATCAAGCCGCACGGGCATGATTTCGAGATTCGTGGACGCGCCGCGGCGGTCCGCCGTCCGATGGCCGCGACGGGGGGCTAGGATGGACGTCCTCTTCTTCGGCCGGCTCTCGGGCCTTGCCGCCGCCGGCCCGAGCGATGCGATCGACAGCGACACGTTCCGGGCCCGGCTGGCCGAACGGCATCCCGAACTTGCCGATCATTCGGTCCGCATGGTCGTGAACAAGGAAATGCTGTCCGAACCCTGCACCCTCGAGCCCGGCGACGAGATCGCCTTCCTTCCTCCGATGAGCGGCGGATGAGCGACCTCACCCCCGTTCGGATCGCGATCCTGACGATCAGCGACACGCGCGACGAGGCGAGCGACACGTCGGGCGCCTTTCTTGCCCGTGCGGTGGAGGAGGCCGGACATCGCCTGGTGGAAAAGCGGATCGTTTCCGACGACATCCAGTCCATTCGCGACACGGTGGGCGAATGGGTCGAGTCGGGAGAAGTCGATGCCGTCATCTCCACGGGCGGGACCGGTCTGACCGGACGCGACGTGACGCCCGAAGCCTTGCGCCCGATGTTCGACAAGGAAATCGACGGCTTCGCCTCCGTCTGGCATGCGGTCAGCTTCGAGAGCATCGGTTTGTCGACGCTTCAGTCGCGGGCCTGCGCGGGGATCGTGGGGTCGACCTACGTCTTTTGCTTGCCGGGATCGGGCGGAGCGGTGCGCGATGGCTGGACCAAGGTGCTGGCGCCGCAACTCGACAGTCGCACGCGACCCTGCAATTTCGTCGAAATCCTCCCGCGTCTTTCCGAACGATAGCGATGGCCGATCGCCTCTCCCATCTTTCGCCCGATGGTCGCGCGGCAATGGTCGACGTCGCCGACAAGCCCGAAACGCGTCGTGAGGCGACCGCCAGCGCCGTAGTGCGGATGCTTCCCGAGACGTTCGAGAAGGTGCGCGAGGGACAATCGAAGAAGGGCGATCTTTTCCGCACCGCCGAACTGGCCGGGATCATGGGGGCAAAGCGAACCGCCGATCTCGTTCCGTTATGCCACCCCCTCCCGCTGTCGAGCGTCGAGGTGAGGGTGCGACCCGATCCCCACGACCTTTGCCTGCGGGTCGAGGCGACCGCGCGCACGGTCGGGCGAACGGGGGTGGAGATGGAAGCGATGACCGCGGCCAGCGTCGCCGCCCTGACGCTCTACGACATGATCAAGGCGGTCGATCGCTCGGCGCAGGTCGACGCGCTCCGGCTCGAGGCGAAGAGCGGCGGAAAATCGGGCGAATGGAAACGCTGATACCCTACGAAGAGGCGCTGGCCCGGTGGCTCGATGCGCTCGCGCCGCTCGCTGCGGAAACCGTTTCGCTGGCGCAGGCTGGCGGGCGGGTTCTGGCGACCGATCTGGTCGCGTCGCACGATCAGCCCCCCGAACCGCGGTCGATCATGGACGGGATTGCGGTCGCTGGCGGCGAGCCGTCACCGGGGACGCAGTTCGCCTTGGTCGGCAGCTCCTATGCCGGCGCCCCGTACGACCGTCCCCTGGGCGCGGGAGAGGCGGTCCGCATCGCGACCGGAGCAGTGGTTCCCGATGGAGCGGAACGGGTTCTGCCCCAGGAATGGCTCGATTTTCGAGACGATGTCGTCGCGATCGAACGATGCGAAACGGCGGCACCGTTCATCCGCCCCGCCGCAACCGATTTCGCCCATGGAGAGACGTTGCTGACCGCGGGAACGAGGCTCCACCCTGCCGCTCTGGCGCTGGTCGCAGCGGCCAATGCGGGCAGTGTCGCCGTTCATCGTCGGCCGCGTATCGGCGTGGCGACATCGGGCGACGAGCTGATCGAGCCGGGCAGTCCGATGGAACGGGGCCGTACGATCGACAGCGGATCGACCCTCGTCTCCGGGCTGGCGAGCGATGCGGGGGCATCCGTGGCTCGATTGGCGAACCTGCCCGACACGCACCAGGCGGTTCGCGAGGCGCTGGAGCGGGTCCGCCCCGATCTCGACATCCTCGTGGTGATCGGCGGCGCGTCAGTCGGTGATCGCGATCATCTGCGCCCGGTCGTCCGCGAACTGGGCGGAACGATGCTGTTCGAACGCATTGCCATGCGGCCGGGAAAGCCAACGTGGGCCGCGCGATTGCCCGATGGTCTCCTCCTGCTTGGTCTACCGGGCAATCCGGGCTCTGCTTTCGTCGCTGCTCTGCTGTTCCTGCTTCCCGCGATCCGCATGATGAGCGGAGAAGGTTGCGACGCGTCCTCCGATCGTCCCGCGCGCTTCGTCGGCGACGATCCGATCCGCAACGGTCCGCGGGAAGCCTTTTTGCCTGCAGTCGCCGCGATTGCGGGGGAAGGCCTCGCCGTCCATCCCGCCGGTCCGCCCGATAGCGGTCTTCAACGCGCGCTGGCCTGCGCCAACTGCCTGTTGCGCTTGCCGCCCGATACGATTGTGGAGCAGGGCGGCTCTTGTTCGATTATCCTCTTCGGATCGACCGATCGGTTGTGATCGCTGTAGCTCGTTCGAGAACGATGAAAATCCAGGGCGGCCTGATCGGAAACTAGCGGGGCGGATCCGGTTCTTCCGGTTCGACTGGCTCTTCGGGCGGGGGCACTCGCTCCTGCTCGATGCTTTCGTCCAGCTCTTCGGCGCGTTCGAAAATCTCGTTCTTCGTATCGTCGAACCGCTCGTCGAAGGTCGGTTCCTGCCGACACCCGGCCAGCGCGACCATCAGAAGAACTGCCCGCCAGCGCATCAGTAATTCTTCTTGTACCGCACTTCGACATTGGTGGCCCCCGATCCGCCGGCTTGGCTCAGGAGCGAAAGGGCGGGGGTCAGCGCCACTTCGAGCTGGGTCGCGGTAAAGCCGCGCGCGTCGGTGATGAACTCGATGTAGATGTCGTCGGTGATATATTGTCCGGCGGCGAGCGCGGTTCCGCGGCCGGTGGTCTCGTCACCGCCGAGAATTCGAAGCCGGTCGATGCCCGTCGCCGAGCGCAGCTTGCCGAGGGGGTTGAGCCCGCCACCCGATCCGCGCAGCGAGTTGAGCGATGCGGCGAGCTGCACCGACTGGATCGCCGAGAGGTTGCCGACCGAACTGCCGAACAGGATGCGCGACAGGATTTCGTCCTGCGGCAGCCCCGGGGTACTGGCGAAGCTGATCTGCGGATTGGTCGCGCGGCCCGATACGTTGACGTTGACCGTGACGTCCTCGATCTCCTCGCTCGCGACCAGGGTGATGGTCGGGTCGATGGTGCGACCGCCGGTGAAGCCGACGCGTCCTTCGGCCAGTTCGAACGAGCGACCGGCGAAGCCGAGCGTGCCGCGAACGAGTTCGACCTGTCCCGAAACGCTCGGATTGGCGCTCGTCCCCGACAGATTGAGATCGGCGCTCCATTCGGATTCCAGTCCCATCCCCGACACGTAGAGGCGTTCCGGCGCCGAAAGGTCGATGTCGAGGCGGACCTGCTCGAGCAGGCCGGGCTGCGGCTCGACCGGTTCGTCGCCCGTGATGCGAACGGGCCCGCGCGGCGGTTTGAACCGGACGCCCGTCAGTTCGGGAACTTGCGCGGCGCCCTGCCGCACGATCTGGTAGCGCGTTTCGGGTAACACGATATTGCCCGAAAGGACGGCGAACTGACCGGCCGCCTTGGTCAGGCGGACCTGTCCCGTCGCGCTTGCCGACAAGGCGTCGCTGCGGGCAAGGCGCGCGTCGTCGAGTGTGGCGCGCACGTCCATCGGGTAGCCGCTGTCCGCAGCCAGGCTGACGAACCCCTGCGCTTCGACCGTTCCGTCGCCCGCCACTGCGCTCAGCCGCTCGATCTCGAGCCGGTCGCCCGAGAAGCGACCGACGACCGTCATGTCCGAAAGGCGCGTTCCGTAAGTCTGGTTCTCGTAGGTCAGCCGATTGGCGCGGATGATCCCGGCAAGCTGCGGCTGCGCAACGCGTCCCGAGAAGTCGGCCGCCACCCCGATGGGCCCGGACAGGCGCTGGTCTGCCGTTCCTGCAAACGAAAACAGGGTGTCGGCGGGCCCGTTGTAACGAATGCCGCCCGACAGCGGTGCCTCGAGCATGCGCGTGGTCCAGCTTCCCGAACCGGGCGGCAGCGGTCGCAGCGAGGCGACCATGCGGCCGATGACGCTGCCGCGCCGCCGGACGACCGCGCGGGCCTCGCCCCCGTCGGCCAGGAGCTTGCCGACGAAATTGATATTGACGGGCTGGCTGGTCGAGACGGCGGTGGTGCGCTGGAAATTACGGATCGTCAGGCGGGCATCGGCACGGGGGAAGGCCGACGGGCTGGCCTGGGCGAAGTCGAGACTGCCAGTGGCCGAGCCGTTGACGCCGAGGCCGGGCGAGAAGGCATTGAGGATCGCCATGTCGAGACTGTCGAGGCGGCTCTGGATCTTGATACCGTCGCCGTAATTCCCCGCGAGCCGTACGTTTCCGCGTCCGAAATCGATGCGGGTGGGAAGAAGTTCATACTCGCCGCCGCGCGGGATGATGCGCGCTGGACTGGTGGTGCGGAAGTCGATGCCGCGGACCCGGCCCTTGACCGCCG from Sphingomicrobium sp. XHP0239 encodes:
- the moaB gene encoding molybdenum cofactor biosynthesis protein B, coding for MSDLTPVRIAILTISDTRDEASDTSGAFLARAVEEAGHRLVEKRIVSDDIQSIRDTVGEWVESGEVDAVISTGGTGLTGRDVTPEALRPMFDKEIDGFASVWHAVSFESIGLSTLQSRACAGIVGSTYVFCLPGSGGAVRDGWTKVLAPQLDSRTRPCNFVEILPRLSER
- a CDS encoding molybdopterin molybdotransferase MoeA, with amino-acid sequence METLIPYEEALARWLDALAPLAAETVSLAQAGGRVLATDLVASHDQPPEPRSIMDGIAVAGGEPSPGTQFALVGSSYAGAPYDRPLGAGEAVRIATGAVVPDGAERVLPQEWLDFRDDVVAIERCETAAPFIRPAATDFAHGETLLTAGTRLHPAALALVAAANAGSVAVHRRPRIGVATSGDELIEPGSPMERGRTIDSGSTLVSGLASDAGASVARLANLPDTHQAVREALERVRPDLDILVVIGGASVGDRDHLRPVVRELGGTMLFERIAMRPGKPTWAARLPDGLLLLGLPGNPGSAFVAALLFLLPAIRMMSGEGCDASSDRPARFVGDDPIRNGPREAFLPAVAAIAGEGLAVHPAGPPDSGLQRALACANCLLRLPPDTIVEQGGSCSIILFGSTDRL
- the moaC gene encoding cyclic pyranopterin monophosphate synthase MoaC; the encoded protein is MADRLSHLSPDGRAAMVDVADKPETRREATASAVVRMLPETFEKVREGQSKKGDLFRTAELAGIMGAKRTADLVPLCHPLPLSSVEVRVRPDPHDLCLRVEATARTVGRTGVEMEAMTAASVAALTLYDMIKAVDRSAQVDALRLEAKSGGKSGEWKR
- a CDS encoding MoaD/ThiS family protein, with translation MDVLFFGRLSGLAAAGPSDAIDSDTFRARLAERHPELADHSVRMVVNKEMLSEPCTLEPGDEIAFLPPMSGG